The following are from one region of the Bacillota bacterium genome:
- a CDS encoding DUF1801 domain-containing protein, whose amino-acid sequence MEKQSATGTKSPSQLIDEKIAELGDWRGQTLSKVRNLIRQVDREIVEEWKWRGTPVWSHDGMICTGETYKNVVKITFAKGASLNDSSKLFNSSLEGNARRAIDFSEGDAVDEVAFKQLICDAIALNKSSLKTSRKV is encoded by the coding sequence ATGGAAAAGCAGTCTGCGACTGGCACAAAATCTCCATCCCAACTAATCGACGAGAAAATTGCGGAACTGGGTGATTGGCGTGGACAGACGCTCTCGAAGGTACGCAATCTGATCAGGCAGGTTGACCGGGAGATTGTTGAGGAGTGGAAGTGGAGGGGAACCCCTGTTTGGTCTCACGATGGGATGATATGCACCGGGGAGACTTATAAGAATGTCGTGAAGATAACATTTGCCAAGGGTGCATCGCTAAATGATTCTTCAAAGCTTTTTAATTCAAGTTTGGAAGGAAATGCAAGAAGAGCCATCGACTTTAGCGAGGGAGACGCGGTGGACGAGGTGGCGTTTAAACAGCTGATATGCGATGCCATAGCCTTAAACAAGTCTAGCCTTAAGACTTCCCGTAAGGTGTGA
- a CDS encoding helix-turn-helix domain-containing protein: MKIRENYTCPLEIVHDFVRGKWKTILIFQLRHGKQTFSELKHGIDGISEKMLLQQLKELQEFGIINKTSYNGFPLHVEYFLTERGDQLLEAVRIMQDVGVSYMLEHGQRELLEQKGIACPNPVPTKK, encoded by the coding sequence ATGAAAATCCGTGAAAATTATACTTGCCCGCTAGAAATTGTACATGATTTTGTTAGAGGGAAATGGAAGACAATTTTGATATTTCAGCTTAGACATGGGAAGCAAACATTTTCAGAATTAAAGCATGGGATTGATGGCATTTCAGAAAAAATGCTGCTTCAGCAATTAAAAGAATTGCAAGAGTTTGGAATTATAAACAAAACAAGTTATAACGGATTTCCTCTTCACGTAGAGTATTTTCTAACGGAAAGAGGAGATCAATTATTAGAAGCTGTTCGTATCATGCAGGATGTTGGTGTATCTTATATGTTGGAACATGGACAGAGAGAGCTTCTTGAACAAAAAGGAATTGCCTGTCCGAACCCCGTACCTACCAAAAAGTAA
- a CDS encoding AraC family transcriptional regulator codes for MITHEIITPKAGLAVYFDIYRTCNKLVPSHWHNHLEILYVFQGTLHVFRNDEKYTLNKNDLFVVNSGDIHLTRNTEKVEVLLLQVPYEFLSHYISEYNTIRFREIFPHNELCKDPAFQKMIHHLLAMRMLYERREDGYQFLFSSNLHLFLHALYSNYAIRQNCEEKNKTAKHLSRLKEVINYVEQNYSEPLNLKEMASLVALNPEYFCRSFKKYTGFTFMEYVNLVRLSHIHFDIINTTASITTIQQRHGFTNYKVFNRMFKEAYGCTPSKLRSARFQ; via the coding sequence ATGATCACCCATGAAATTATTACTCCCAAAGCGGGACTTGCTGTTTATTTTGATATTTATCGAACTTGCAACAAACTGGTTCCCAGTCATTGGCATAATCATCTGGAAATTCTCTATGTCTTCCAAGGCACTTTGCATGTTTTCCGTAATGATGAAAAATACACGCTTAATAAGAATGATTTATTTGTAGTGAATTCGGGTGATATACATTTGACCCGAAATACCGAAAAAGTCGAAGTCCTGTTGCTCCAAGTTCCCTATGAATTCCTTAGCCATTATATTTCAGAATACAACACCATAAGATTCAGAGAGATATTTCCTCATAACGAGCTTTGTAAAGATCCCGCATTTCAAAAGATGATTCACCACCTGCTTGCTATGCGAATGCTTTACGAACGGCGGGAAGACGGATATCAATTCCTTTTTAGCAGTAACCTCCATCTCTTTCTTCATGCGCTCTATAGCAATTATGCCATCCGTCAAAATTGTGAAGAAAAAAATAAAACCGCAAAACATTTATCGCGGCTAAAAGAAGTCATCAATTATGTGGAACAAAATTACAGTGAGCCTCTTAATCTAAAAGAAATGGCCTCTTTAGTGGCGTTAAATCCGGAATATTTCTGCCGATCGTTCAAAAAATACACCGGCTTTACTTTTATGGAATATGTCAACCTGGTGAGGCTTTCCCATATTCACTTCGACATAATAAATACTACCGCGAGTATCACGACCATTCAACAGCGACATGGATTTACTAATTATAAGGTCTTCAACCGCATGTTTAAAGAGGCTTATGGCTGCACGCCGTCTAAACTTAGATCTGCCAGATTTCAGTAA
- a CDS encoding DUF1905 domain-containing protein translates to MNSKVYEFEAEIKKVPDIDGAYIEIPFDVKAEFGKGRVPVSATFDGEQYEGSLVKMKTPCHIIGIRKEIRAKIGKQPGDKIKVTIQERTAGK, encoded by the coding sequence ATGAACAGTAAGGTTTATGAATTTGAGGCAGAAATTAAGAAAGTGCCTGATATTGACGGAGCATATATAGAAATACCTTTTGACGTTAAGGCGGAATTCGGAAAAGGCAGAGTTCCTGTCAGCGCAACTTTTGATGGGGAACAATACGAAGGAAGCCTCGTAAAAATGAAAACGCCGTGTCATATTATAGGGATTAGAAAAGAGATAAGAGCAAAAATTGGCAAGCAGCCCGGCGATAAGATCAAAGTAACAATTCAAGAAAGAACAGCCGGAAAGTAG
- a CDS encoding MFS transporter — MKNKKTLAIVFSVGIGTFMSSLDSSIVNLAMPLIKSDFGISLSMVEWIVTAYLLIVSSLMLTYGRLSDLYGHKKVYSTGFIIFLAGSLLCGLSFNIEMLIVCRVIQALGAGMLFSTGPAIITESVPPTSRGKALSITAIAVALGLCIGPVIGGTLSTFFGWQSIFFINIPIGLLGIFMVRKNIPKDMNRAYVPFDVAGSFLIFIALFVILLPLSISGDYNIPTALFVSLLAAGVLIIVFFIYYEKKCSYPMLNISLFKNRVFSFSNVAALFTYMAQFIMVFLAPFYLENLRGYSALLSGMLYLPMPLATMCIAPISGYISDRFDSRYISSCGDLIMACGLFMLSFLNINTSIAYTVVSMVITGIGFGMFQTPNNSAIMGNVPPENRGTASGTLATMRNIGMAIGVALSGALFSFYQNKAAKTLAVQGQSGTVLKNSAFTHALHITFIASVIVAFVAMIASLNKGKVKVEK, encoded by the coding sequence ATGAAAAATAAAAAAACTTTGGCAATTGTTTTTTCTGTTGGCATTGGAACATTTATGTCGTCTCTTGATTCAAGTATTGTCAATCTTGCAATGCCATTAATCAAAAGTGATTTTGGAATTTCGCTTTCCATGGTTGAGTGGATTGTAACAGCATACCTGCTTATTGTAAGCAGTCTAATGCTTACATATGGGCGTTTGTCCGATCTTTACGGTCATAAAAAGGTTTATTCGACTGGGTTTATTATATTCTTAGCAGGTTCATTGCTTTGCGGATTGTCATTTAATATTGAAATGCTAATAGTATGCAGAGTCATACAAGCACTCGGAGCAGGTATGTTGTTTTCAACCGGGCCTGCTATAATTACAGAATCAGTTCCGCCAACAAGTAGGGGAAAGGCTTTAAGTATAACAGCAATTGCAGTTGCGTTAGGTCTCTGCATTGGGCCTGTTATCGGCGGTACGCTGTCAACTTTCTTCGGCTGGCAAAGTATATTTTTTATAAATATTCCGATCGGACTTTTAGGCATTTTTATGGTTAGAAAAAATATACCCAAGGATATGAATAGGGCATATGTTCCATTTGATGTAGCCGGCAGTTTTCTGATCTTTATTGCATTATTTGTTATTCTGCTGCCGCTCAGCATATCGGGAGATTATAACATTCCTACCGCATTATTTGTTTCGTTGCTCGCAGCAGGTGTTTTAATTATAGTATTTTTTATCTATTATGAAAAAAAATGCTCTTATCCTATGCTGAACATCAGTCTTTTCAAAAACCGAGTATTTAGCTTTAGCAATGTTGCCGCACTATTTACCTATATGGCTCAATTCATAATGGTCTTTTTGGCACCATTTTACCTTGAAAACCTTCGCGGATACTCGGCACTTCTAAGCGGAATGCTTTATCTGCCAATGCCCCTTGCTACTATGTGCATAGCCCCAATAAGCGGTTATATTTCAGACCGTTTTGACAGCAGGTATATAAGTTCTTGCGGTGACCTAATAATGGCATGCGGACTCTTTATGCTGAGTTTTTTAAACATCAATACATCAATTGCCTATACAGTAGTCTCCATGGTTATTACCGGCATAGGATTCGGCATGTTTCAGACGCCGAATAACAGCGCAATTATGGGAAATGTTCCGCCTGAAAATCGTGGCACTGCATCGGGAACTCTTGCAACTATGAGAAATATAGGTATGGCAATTGGAGTGGCATTATCTGGAGCACTTTTTTCTTTTTATCAGAATAAAGCCGCAAAAACACTTGCAGTGCAAGGGCAGTCTGGCACGGTGCTAAAAAATAGCGCTTTCACACACGCATTGCACATTACTTTCATTGCATCAGTTATTGTCGCTTTTGTTGCAATGATAGCATCATTAAACAAAGGAAAGGTCAAAGTCGAAAAATAG
- a CDS encoding DUF1801 domain-containing protein, with the protein MWKCPKCGREFKNTEKDHFCVKPNSIDEYIAAQPEDVRPLLQSIRETIHAAAPKAIEKISWQMPTFWQGENLIHFAAFKKHIGLYPGGEATSEFAERLTGYKTSKGTIQLPLGKPIDYELIADIVRWRINRKTKGSGLL; encoded by the coding sequence ATGTGGAAATGCCCGAAGTGTGGTCGTGAGTTCAAAAACACGGAAAAAGACCACTTTTGCGTGAAACCGAACAGCATTGACGAATACATCGCCGCACAACCGGAAGATGTGCGACCCCTGCTACAAAGTATCCGGGAAACTATCCATGCCGCCGCGCCGAAAGCTATCGAGAAAATTTCGTGGCAGATGCCGACGTTCTGGCAGGGTGAAAACCTCATCCACTTTGCGGCGTTCAAAAAGCATATTGGGCTTTACCCCGGTGGTGAGGCCACGTCTGAGTTTGCGGAGCGCCTCACAGGATATAAGACCAGTAAAGGAACAATTCAGCTGCCGCTTGGCAAGCCTATCGATTATGAACTCATCGCCGATATCGTGCGATGGAGAATTAATCGGAAAACGAAAGGGAGTGGCTTATTATGA
- a CDS encoding DUF2200 domain-containing protein: MTNERVYKMAFSSVYPLLVQKAERKGRTKAEVDAVICWLTGYDDSGLQKQIMNNINYETFFSEAPQINPNAAKISGVICGHRVEEIEDTLMQKIRWLDKLVDELAKGKPMEKILRS, encoded by the coding sequence ATGACAAACGAGCGCGTTTACAAGATGGCATTTTCTAGCGTTTACCCATTGCTTGTGCAGAAGGCGGAGCGCAAGGGGCGTACCAAAGCCGAGGTGGATGCTGTGATTTGTTGGCTGACAGGATACGACGATTCTGGGTTGCAAAAGCAGATTATGAATAATATCAATTACGAAACCTTCTTTAGCGAAGCCCCCCAGATAAACCCGAATGCCGCCAAAATTTCAGGCGTGATTTGCGGACATCGCGTCGAGGAAATCGAAGACACGCTCATGCAGAAAATCAGGTGGCTTGACAAACTGGTGGACGAATTGGCAAAAGGCAAGCCAATGGAGAAGATTTTGAGGAGTTGA
- a CDS encoding sigma-70 region 4 domain-containing protein, whose amino-acid sequence MVRKLTLNQRITFSLVDMYGLPIEYVAKLLDISTGAAKGLLYRARMNIDSFFGEHCSIIYEKNPCCCKAWIEFSTSRSNLQHQSHKLLEKLDYKQAGYVYNEHVRKKVQYFYHHMPEKKPPTEWYQSVLTILASEN is encoded by the coding sequence ATGGTAAGAAAGCTGACATTAAATCAGCGTATTACTTTTTCCCTGGTGGATATGTACGGACTGCCAATTGAATATGTTGCAAAGCTATTAGATATCTCTACAGGGGCGGCAAAAGGTTTGCTCTATCGTGCAAGGATGAATATTGATTCTTTTTTTGGAGAACATTGCAGTATTATTTATGAAAAGAACCCTTGTTGTTGTAAGGCGTGGATAGAATTTTCAACTAGCCGTTCCAATCTGCAACATCAATCCCATAAGCTGCTGGAAAAATTAGATTATAAGCAAGCGGGCTATGTATATAATGAACATGTCAGAAAAAAAGTACAATATTTTTATCACCATATGCCTGAAAAAAAGCCCCCCACAGAATGGTATCAAAGCGTTTTAACAATTTTGGCGTCTGAAAATTAA
- a CDS encoding TetR/AcrR family transcriptional regulator, whose amino-acid sequence MISNESQKSIRNAKTRNPRQLRSINTKEKILDSAFSLFCEKGYYKTTTNEIAQRAQVSIGSLYSYFEDKDTIFFEILDRYHKKFEIAKNEIVNDQDFFKTNSRLWLRALIENLIKVHEESKELNRELNVLSYYNPKIAEILEKNKEKTMQNTIGYFFEMKEGLITEDIQAAATVTFDLISATIDRIVFGRNEIDRSRLIEATIDIILKSCIA is encoded by the coding sequence ATGATATCTAATGAGTCTCAAAAATCAATAAGGAATGCGAAAACTAGAAATCCTAGACAGCTGCGCAGTATTAACACTAAGGAAAAAATTCTTGATTCCGCGTTTTCGTTGTTTTGTGAAAAAGGATACTATAAAACGACTACCAATGAAATCGCGCAAAGAGCGCAGGTGTCGATCGGCAGTCTTTATTCTTATTTTGAAGATAAGGATACTATTTTTTTTGAAATATTGGATCGTTATCATAAAAAGTTCGAAATTGCAAAAAATGAAATTGTAAATGACCAGGATTTTTTTAAGACAAACAGCAGATTATGGTTAAGGGCATTGATCGAAAATCTTATCAAAGTTCATGAAGAATCTAAAGAACTCAACAGGGAATTAAATGTACTCTCTTACTATAACCCTAAAATTGCGGAAATTCTTGAAAAGAATAAAGAAAAGACCATGCAAAACACTATAGGATATTTTTTTGAAATGAAAGAAGGCTTAATAACAGAAGATATTCAGGCTGCAGCTACGGTAACCTTTGATTTGATTTCAGCAACTATTGATAGAATCGTATTTGGCAGAAATGAAATCGATAGGAGCAGACTTATTGAAGCAACCATAGATATTATATTAAAAAGCTGTATAGCCTAG
- a CDS encoding cysteine hydrolase family protein — translation MKIGLILVDIQNDYFKGGKYELVKPEQAASQANKILNFFREHGLPIYHIRHISTNPGASFFTPDTAGADFYRKCIPFDGEEIIIKHRPDSFLGTNLKEKLEEKGVEQLVVCGMMTHMCVDTTVRTASSYGYSVTLIEDACATRDLKWGETAVSAEQVQSAFMAALNGTFAKVMKADMWIKENE, via the coding sequence GTGAAAATCGGTTTGATTTTGGTAGATATTCAAAATGATTATTTTAAGGGCGGAAAGTATGAATTGGTTAAGCCAGAGCAAGCGGCATCACAGGCCAACAAAATCCTGAACTTTTTTCGGGAACATGGATTGCCGATATATCATATTCGTCATATAAGCACAAATCCCGGTGCCAGTTTTTTTACACCGGATACCGCTGGAGCTGATTTTTATAGAAAATGTATCCCGTTTGATGGCGAAGAAATCATAATCAAGCATAGACCAGACAGTTTCTTGGGCACAAATTTAAAAGAAAAGCTAGAGGAAAAAGGTGTTGAACAGTTGGTTGTCTGTGGCATGATGACCCATATGTGTGTGGATACAACGGTCAGAACTGCCAGCAGTTACGGATACTCTGTCACGCTAATAGAAGATGCTTGCGCAACAAGAGATTTGAAATGGGGAGAAACCGCAGTTTCAGCGGAACAAGTTCAAAGTGCATTCATGGCAGCTCTTAACGGAACTTTTGCCAAGGTAATGAAGGCGGATATGTGGATTAAGGAGAATGAGTAA
- a CDS encoding carboxymuconolactone decarboxylase family protein, protein MDKVTDGFKMFMKETDGIGEAFMGAIFKMSEKSALDKKTHELAYISVLVSTKMYGGLPFHIQQAREHGASVDEIRSAILVPLPIMGIQVADALPYLSELIDK, encoded by the coding sequence ATGGATAAAGTTACAGACGGTTTTAAAATGTTTATGAAAGAAACAGACGGTATAGGCGAAGCATTTATGGGTGCGATTTTTAAAATGTCGGAAAAAAGCGCGCTTGATAAAAAGACTCACGAACTCGCCTATATTTCTGTGCTGGTATCGACAAAAATGTATGGCGGGCTACCATTTCATATTCAGCAGGCAAGGGAGCATGGCGCAAGCGTAGATGAGATAAGGAGCGCTATTCTTGTACCTTTGCCAATTATGGGTATTCAGGTTGCAGATGCATTGCCGTATTTAAGTGAACTTATCGATAAATAG
- a CDS encoding glycoside hydrolase family 3 C-terminal domain-containing protein codes for MNRWQRVRFQPNLPLGGNGERVTASKTHRELSKNAAKEGMVLLKNNQNVLPLSKGTKVALFGKGSFDYVKGGGGSGDVTVEYILSLYDGMKSCKEHVCVFKELSDFYRENVKSQYENSAMPGMTVEPAVPEELLNMARTFTDTAIISICRFSGEGWDRKSIADTKNKDLLLSERALAKKSAEIFENGDFYLTNAEKAMVNEVKTRFEKVIVVMNVGGMVDTGWFAHDDSIQSVLMAWQGGMEGGLAIAELLCGLDNPSGKLSDTLANRLEDYPSTSNFHKSEDYVDYADDIYVGYRYFETIPEAADKVNYPFGFGLSYTNFKWAAVSAAEQNGIIKVQVKVTNTGCFDGKEVIQIYVGAPQGLLGKPAKSLVAFQKTRLLKTGETQLLNLEFSVDKMASYDDLGKVQKSAYVLEAGNYVFYVGTSVRDVEQLDFVYAVSQNRIVEQLSEKIAPTSLKERMLADGSFEALPLKEANDPDACGLEKLTMEMTASVAPAVRAIERHKKAEFKDGIHTLSEVAEGKLTVDEFLAQMTDEEVAHLLGGQPNTGVANTFGYGNMPEYGIPNVMTADGPAGLRISRQCGVNTTAWPCATLLACTWNKDIAYAVGEAGAKEVKENNIAVWLTPGVNIHRSPLCGRNFEYYSEDPFLAGNMAVAMVNGIQSQHIAATVKHFALNNKETNRKNSDSRVSERAAREIYLKAFEIVAKEAKPWCVMSSYNIINGHRASENRELLEDILRGEWGWKGMVTTDWWTRGEHYKETKAGNDVKMASGYPERLLEAKALGLISREEMDICAKRILELILKLD; via the coding sequence ATGAACAGATGGCAAAGAGTACGTTTTCAACCGAATTTGCCTTTGGGAGGGAATGGCGAAAGGGTCACAGCATCTAAAACACATAGGGAACTTTCAAAGAATGCAGCTAAAGAAGGAATGGTTCTTCTGAAAAATAACCAGAATGTTCTTCCGTTGAGCAAAGGCACTAAAGTTGCCTTGTTCGGGAAAGGCAGTTTTGACTATGTTAAAGGCGGCGGCGGAAGCGGTGATGTAACCGTTGAGTATATTTTGAGCCTTTATGACGGAATGAAGAGCTGTAAGGAACATGTATGTGTTTTTAAAGAGTTATCAGACTTTTATCGTGAAAATGTTAAGAGCCAGTACGAAAACTCAGCTATGCCGGGAATGACAGTTGAGCCTGCCGTTCCGGAAGAACTGTTAAATATGGCTAGAACATTTACAGATACAGCAATTATATCTATCTGCCGTTTTTCCGGAGAGGGATGGGACAGAAAAAGCATTGCAGACACAAAAAATAAAGACCTGCTTCTGAGTGAACGAGCTCTCGCAAAGAAATCAGCAGAAATCTTTGAAAACGGAGACTTTTACCTGACAAATGCAGAGAAAGCAATGGTAAATGAGGTCAAAACGCGTTTTGAAAAGGTAATTGTCGTGATGAATGTCGGCGGTATGGTTGATACCGGCTGGTTTGCTCATGACGACTCAATTCAATCGGTTTTAATGGCATGGCAGGGCGGCATGGAAGGAGGACTGGCGATTGCAGAGCTTCTTTGCGGCCTTGACAATCCTTCGGGTAAGTTGTCAGATACTTTGGCAAATCGATTGGAAGACTACCCATCAACCTCAAATTTCCATAAATCTGAAGACTATGTCGATTATGCCGATGATATATATGTGGGATACCGTTATTTTGAAACTATTCCGGAAGCGGCAGATAAAGTGAATTATCCCTTTGGATTTGGGTTATCGTATACCAACTTTAAATGGGCTGCGGTATCTGCGGCAGAGCAAAACGGCATAATCAAAGTTCAGGTTAAAGTAACGAATACAGGCTGTTTTGATGGCAAAGAAGTTATTCAAATCTATGTAGGAGCACCGCAAGGGCTTCTTGGAAAACCGGCCAAAAGTTTAGTGGCTTTCCAGAAGACCCGCTTACTGAAGACTGGCGAAACTCAGCTGTTGAACCTTGAATTTTCAGTTGACAAGATGGCTTCTTATGATGATTTGGGCAAAGTGCAAAAATCCGCTTATGTATTAGAGGCCGGAAATTACGTATTTTATGTTGGAACTTCAGTCCGCGATGTTGAGCAGCTGGACTTTGTTTATGCAGTGTCACAAAACAGAATTGTTGAACAGCTTAGTGAAAAAATAGCGCCGACATCCTTAAAAGAAAGAATGTTGGCTGATGGAAGTTTTGAAGCACTTCCATTAAAAGAAGCAAATGATCCCGACGCTTGCGGGCTTGAAAAATTGACAATGGAAATGACAGCAAGCGTTGCTCCGGCAGTACGGGCAATAGAGAGACATAAAAAAGCAGAATTTAAGGATGGAATCCATACCTTGAGTGAAGTGGCTGAGGGCAAGTTAACAGTAGATGAATTTCTTGCCCAAATGACTGATGAAGAAGTGGCGCATTTATTAGGCGGACAACCGAATACCGGAGTTGCTAACACGTTTGGATATGGCAATATGCCGGAATATGGCATTCCAAATGTTATGACAGCTGATGGACCTGCCGGACTTAGAATTTCACGTCAATGTGGTGTCAATACGACAGCTTGGCCATGTGCAACGCTGCTCGCTTGCACATGGAATAAAGATATAGCCTATGCTGTTGGAGAAGCCGGCGCTAAGGAAGTAAAGGAAAATAACATTGCTGTATGGTTAACACCTGGAGTTAATATTCACAGAAGCCCATTGTGCGGACGCAACTTTGAATACTATTCCGAAGATCCTTTCTTGGCAGGAAATATGGCTGTCGCCATGGTAAACGGAATTCAATCCCAGCATATTGCGGCCACTGTTAAGCATTTTGCCCTAAATAACAAAGAAACCAACAGAAAGAACAGTGACTCGAGAGTATCGGAAAGAGCCGCCAGAGAGATTTATTTAAAGGCTTTTGAGATTGTAGCGAAAGAAGCGAAGCCATGGTGCGTTATGTCTTCATACAATATTATCAATGGTCATCGTGCATCGGAAAACCGTGAGCTATTAGAAGATATATTAAGAGGCGAATGGGGATGGAAAGGCATGGTGACCACCGATTGGTGGACACGTGGAGAGCATTATAAAGAAACTAAAGCGGGAAATGACGTTAAGATGGCGTCTGGTTATCCGGAGCGTCTATTAGAAGCTAAAGCATTAGGCCTTATTTCCCGGGAAGAGATGGACATTTGCGCGAAGAGAATCCTTGAACTGATTTTGAAATTGGATTAA